A stretch of DNA from Micromonospora sp. WMMD1155:
CCAACCCTCGCCGTCCCAATAGCGCCGGGTCTCGGTGTCGGCGGGGTCGACGTACCAGCCGGGTTGCACACTCACGCCGTCGCTCCGCTTCGCTGCCTGCTGGTTCGCTCGCTGCGCTCGCTCACGTGGACACCTTAACGACGACGGTTCCGGCGAACTTGTCGTGGAGGCACTGCTGCCACGGCTTGTCCCAGAGCTGCCACAGCCCGTCGGCGTAGCTGCATCCCGGGACCAGCGAGCCCGCCAGGTGCTGCACCAACCACCGTCGGCCGGCCATCCGCCGGTCCAGGGTCTGGGTCGGGTCGAGCGGCACCACGCGCAGCTTCATGACCTTCTTGCCGAGGGTCTGACCGCCACGCTTGAGGTATTCCACGTGATAGAGCCAGTAGAGCCCGAGCATCAGCACGAACAGCGCGAGCTGGAGCAGCAGGATCGGCAGGAGGAACTCCAGGAAGAAGGTACGCGGGTCGGGCTCCACCAGGGTGCCGTCCGGGTTGGTCTGGTGCAGCTCGGTGAACATCCGCCACCACAGGACGATGAAGACCGGCATGAACAGCACCAGCAGGACGGCGGTCGCCAACGCCGTGTCGATCAGCCAGGCCAGTAACCGGTCACCGAAGCCGGCCAGTGGCTGTCCGCTCGGGCTCAGCGGCGGAGGTGGTGGCGGGCCGGGTGGTCCGGCGTACCACTGCGGTGGGGCGTACCCGGGTGGGGCGTACTGCGGCGGCGCGGCGTACCCCTGGGGGTGTGGTCCGGGCGGCGGCACGACGCCGCCGGCGGCGGGCTGAGGCCCACCGGCCGGCGGCGTCGGGTACGACGGAGGCTGCGTCACGCTCGCAAGTGTTACAGGTTGCCGCGGGCTTCCTGCTCACGCTCGATCGCCTGGAACAGCGCCTTGAAGTTGCCCTTGCCGAAGCCCAGCGAACCGTGCCGTTCGATCAGCTCGAAGAAGACGGTCGGGCGGTCCTGCACCGGCTTGGTGAAGATCTGCAGCAGGTAGCCGTCCTCGTCCCGGTCGACCAGGATCTTGCGGGCCTTCAGCTCCTCGATCGGCACCCGCACCTTGCCGATGCGCTCGCGCAGCTCCGGGTCGTCGTAGTACGAGTCCGGGGTGTCCAGGAACTCCACCCCCGCGGCGCGCATCGCGTCGACGCTGGCCAGGATGTCGTTGGTGGCGACGGCGATGTGCTGGGCGCCCGGGCCCTGGTAGAACTCCAGGTACTCGTCGATCTGGGACTTCTTGCGGGCGACGGCCGGCTCGTTGAGCGGGAACTTCACCTTGCGGGTGCCGTTCGCCACGACCTTGCTCATCAGTGCCGAGTAGTCGGTGGCGATGTCGTCGCCGACGAACTCCGCCATGTTGGAGAAGCCCATCACCCGCTTGTAGAACTCGACCCACTCGTCCATCCGGCCCAGCTCCACGTTGCCGACCACGTGGTCGACGGCCTGGAAGAAGCGCTTCGGCTGGATGCCGGCGGCGATCATCGGCTGCCGGTCCACGATCGGACCGCGGGCCACGAAGCCGGGCAGGAACGGGCCGGTGTAGCGGGACCGGTCGACCAGGGTGTGCCGGGTGTCGCCGTACGCGGCGATGGCGGCCATCCGGACGGTGCCGTGCTCGTCGGTCACCTCGTGGGGCTCGACGACGCTGGCGGCGCCCTGGGCGATGGCGTGCGCGTACGCGGCGTCCACGTCCGGGACCTCCAGCGCGATGTCGCTGACCCCGTCGCTGTGCTTCGCCACGTGCTCGGTGCCGTCGGCGTCCGGGCGCACCGCGCCGGTCAGCACGAAGCGGGCCGAGCCGCTGGTCAGCACGTACTGGGCGTGGTCCCGGTAGCCCTGCTCGGGGCCGCGGTACGCCACGCAGGTCATGCCGAAGGCGGTGGAGTAGTAGTGGGCGGCCTGCTTGGCGTTGCCGACCAGGAAGTGCACGTGGTCGAGACCCCGGACCGGGAACGGGTCGTGGCTGATGTCGTGGTCGACAGCGCCGACGAGCCGGTCGACGTCGACGTCCTCGGTCGACTGGGGTCGGTCGATCGCCTGGGTCATGGTGGGCTCCCTCGCGTACCGGCCGGCCTCGTGGGCCGCCGTTGTCGGTTCTTGTGGCGAGGATCGCTGGCCCGGCGCCGAGTGGGCAACTGTCGACGGAAGTGCTGGTCAGGTTGCGCATTCGGTATGGTCTGGACCCATGAATGGTGAGCAGAATGTACAGCTCGACGCGCTCGACGTGCGCTTGATCGAACTGCTCGCCGAGGAGCCGCGGATCGGGGTGTTGGAGTGCTCCCGGCGGCTCGGGGTGGCCCGGGGCACCGTGCAGGCCCGGCTGGACAAACTGGTGGAGCGGCGGGTCATCGAGGGTTTCGGCCCGGAGATCGCACCGGCCGCGATCGGGTTCGGGGTGACCAGCTTCGTCACCCTGGAGATCAGCCAGCGGCACGGCCACGACCCGGTCACCGCCCACCTGGCGGCCATCCCCGAGGTGCTGGAGGCGCACACCATCACCGGCTCCAGCGACCTGCTCTGCCGGATCGTGGCCCGCTCCAACACCGACCTGCAACGGGTCATCGACCAGATCGTGTCGTCCGCCGGCATCACCCGGGCGTCGACGATCATCGCGTTGGCGGAGCAGATCCCGTACCGCACGCTGCCGCTGGTACGCAGCGCCGTCCGGGCCGAGGGAAAGGCGCTGTAACACCTCCGAGCCCAGAAAGCGTGGCGACACGGCGGCGCGGGCGTACGGAAGATCCGCGATCGTGGCTACGGTGTGCGGGTGGCGAAGGGGAGCGTGCGCGGTGGGCTGCTGCTCGGCGTCGCCGTGGTCGTCGCCCTCGCCGCGACCGGCGTGTGGAACCCCTTCCCCGGTCTATGGGAATGGGTGGACCGCAGCGAACCCATCTCCGAGCCCGACGTGGTGTGGCAGCAGCGGGTGGGTGGGACTCCGCGCAGTGTGACGATCGCCGGCGACGCCGTCGTGGTCGAGCAGCGCACCCGGGTCGAGGCCCGCAGCCTGGCCACCGGCGCGCAGCTCTGGGAGCGCAAGGCGGACTGGTCGGCGGTGGCCGGCGGCGACCGGGACGCGGTCGTCGCCGTGGGCAAGCTCCTGGTCAAGGGGTACGAGCTGCTCGACCCGACCACCGGCGCGACCCGGCGACGCGACGACGACGCGGTGGCCGTCTGGACGTACCGGAATCTGCTCCTCGACGCCCGCTGCACCGATGCCACCGACTGCACCCTCAGTGCCTGGGATCCGCGCGGGACCGCACCACTCTGGACGGCCTTCCTGCCCGGTGTGCACAGCGGCCTACTGGCCGACAACCCGGGCCTGCGCGGCACCCGTCGACTCACCGCGACCCGGATCGACGACGGGGTGGCCGGGGCGGAGACCGCGCCACCGCTGCTCGGCTTCCCGGTGGACGGGCGGGTGCACGTGGTCGACACCGCCACCGGCCGGGTGTTGCAGAACGTCGAGCCCGCCCGGGACGAGCGGCTGTCGGTGGTGGGCGGCCGGATGCTGCGGATCGCGGCCCGCTCCCAGGACGGCGCCTGTTACTTCGCCATCTCCGCCCGGGACCCGGCGACCGGGCAGGAGGCCTGGCAGCGGGCCGGGGTCAACCTGCGTACCGCCGACTCCGCCGGCTGCGTGCAGCGGGAGGACCCGCAGGGCGCCCGGAACGTACTGATCGGGGTGGGCCCGGACGGCCGCGAGGCGGTCATCGACGGGTACGACGGGAGGCTGCTCTGGGTCGGCGAAGCGGGCACCAAGTTGATCGCGGTGGACGACCGGGTGGCGGTGTTCCGGGCCGCCGACAAGCGCTCGGTGGTCGCCCGTGAGCTGGGCACCGACAAGGTGCTCTGGACCCGCCCGGCCAGTGGCAAGGCCGGTGCCGCGCTCACCCCGTACGCGGCGGTGGTCGCCGACGAGAAGCCGTCCCGCCTGGTCGCCGTGGACCCGCGCAGCGGCCGGGAGCTGGCCGCCCTGCGCACCTCGGCGAACGCCCTCGCCGTCGGGTCACAGGGCATGATCGTCGGTGAGGGGCGGGAGATCGGGTACGTCCGCTTCGGCGCGGCCGGGGGCTCGCCCACCCGACCTCCCGGCAACGGTGGGAATCCCGCCCCGGGTGGCACCGGTCCCGGCGGGCCGAACAACGGCGACTGCGGGCCGAAGGGTGAGCTGTGCCCGGGGCCGGAAGGTGGCAAGGACGGCTGAGCACGGTTCACCTGCTCGTCGGCACGACGGCTGGGCGGAGTTCACCTGCTCGTCGGCACGACGGCTGGGCGGGGTTCACCTGCTCGTCGGCACGACGGTCGGGCGTTCGACGCGCGGCGGATGAGAGCGGCGTCCCAGGACGCGCCCGGCGGGTGGGAGTGATCGACCGGTCTGCCCTAGGCTTGCCGCTCATGAGCAGTGCCGCCGCATTCTCGTACGCCCCTCTGCTGCCGACCGGCCCGGACCAGACGGACTATCGCCTGGTCACCGACGAGGGTGTGGACGTCGTACACGGCCCGGGAGGCCGCCGGTTCCTCACCGTGGAGCCGGCCGCGCTCACCGCGCTGACCGCCGAGGCGATGCACGACATCGCGCACTTCCTGCGCCCCGCGCACCTGGCCCAGCTCCAGGCGATCATCGACGACCCGGCGGCCTCGCCGAACGACCGGTTCGTCGCGTTGGACCTGCTGCGCAACGCCAACATCGCCGCCGGTGGCGTGTTGCCGATGTGCCAGGACACCGGCACCGCGATCGTGATGGGCAAGCGCGGCCGGCACGTGCTGACCGACGGGGGCGACGCGGAAGCGATCTCCCGGGGCGTCTACCAGGCGTACACCAAGCTCAACCTGCGTTACTCCCAACTCGCCCCGCTCACCATGTGGGACGAGCGGAACACCGGCAGCAACCTGCCGGCGCAGGTGGAGCTGTACGCCGAGGACCCGGACGGGCACCCGGACGCGTACAAGTTCCTGTTCATGGCCAAGGGTGGTGGCTCGGCCAACAAGTCGTACCTCTACCAGGAGACCAAGGCGCTGCTCAACCCGACACGGATGATGCAGTTCCTGGAGGAGAAGCTGCGGCTCATCGGCACCGCTGCCTGCCCGCCGTACCACCTGGCCATCGTCATCGGCGGCACCTCAGCCGAGTACGCGTTGAAGACCGCGAAGTACGCCAGCGCCAAGTACCTCGACGCGCTGCCCACCTCCGGCTCGATGAGCGCGCACGGCTTCCGGGACCTGGAGCTGGAGGCGGAGGTGCTGGAGCTGACCCGCAACTTCGGCATCGGCGCGCAGTTCGGCGGCAGGTACTTCTGCCACGACGTACGGGTGGTCCGGTTGCCCCGGCACGGCGCGTCCTGCCCGGTCGCGATCGCCGTCTCCTGTTCGGCGGACCGGCAGGCGGTCGCCAAGATCACCCCGTCGGGCGTGTGGCTGGAGCGCCTCGAAACCGACCCGGCGCGGTTCCTGCCCGAGGTCACCGACGACTCGCTCGACGCCGAGATGGTCGTCCGGGTGGACCTGAACCGGCCGATGGGCGAGATCCGCGCCGAGCTGTCCAAGTACCCGGTGAAGACCCGGCTGTCGCTGTCCGGCCCGCTCGTGGTCGCCCGGGACATCGCCCACGCCAAGATCGCCGAGCGGTTGGACGCCGGTGAGCCGATGCCGCAGTACCTGCGCGACCACGCGGTCTACTACGCCGGCCCGGCGAAGACCCCCGAGGGGTACGCGTCCGGCTCCTTCGGCCCGACCACCGCCGGTCGGATGGACGCCTACGTGGAGAAGTTCCAAGCCGCCGGGGGCTCCCAGGTGATGCTGGCCAAGGGCAACCGCTCCGGTCAGGTGACCCGTTCCTGCCAGCAGCACGGCGGCTTCTACCTCGGCTCGATCGGCGGCCCCGCCGCCCGCCTCGCCCAGGACTGCATCAAGCACGTCGAGGTCCTCGAATACCCGGAGCTGGGCATGGAGGCGGTCTGGAAGATCGAGGTGGAGGACTTCCCGGCCTTCATCGTGGTCGACGACAAGGGCAACGACTTCTTCGCCGAGGTCACCAAACCGGTGCTCACCATCGGCCGCCGCTGACCGACACGTACGCGAAGGGGCGCCGGACGAACTCGCCCGGCGCCCCTCTGCCGTCCGTGCTCTACCGACATCGGTACGCCCGCCCCGCTGGGGTGGGAACGGGCGCACCGCCCCCGTCGGATGCCGTCACCAGCAACACACAGCGAGTCTGCTGAGCGCCACTGTCGATCCACTCTCAGATCACTCTCGCCTGCTCGAAGCGATCAGTCACCGCCGGACTACTCTGCTGGAAGTTGCATCACTGATGCGGGAGAGCACATGCGGTTCGGGATCCTGGGACCCCTGCGCGTCGGCGGTGGCGAGTCCACCGTCACCGCGGGGCGCGACCGGATCGTGCTCGCCATGCTGCTGTTGCGCTTCGGCCGGCTGGTACCGGTCGACGAACTGGTCGACGCGGTGTGGGAGGAGCGCCCTCCGGCCACCGCCAGAGCCCAGTTGCAGACCTGTGTGTCGCGGCTGCGCCGCCGGTTCACCGAACTCGGGCTGGCGCCTGAGCTCATCGTCACCGACCCGGCCGGCTACGGCATCCGCACCGCACCGGCTGACCTGGACGCTCAGGTGTTCGCCCGAGGTGTGGAGGCCGCCCGTGCCGCCGTCGCGGCCGGTCGCCTGGCCGAAGCGGGTACGGAGTTCCGCGCCGCCCTGGCACTGTGGCGAGGTCCGGCGCTCGGCGGCATCCCGAGCAGCAGCGTCCGTCGTCGCGCGCAGGCACTTGACGAGCAGCGCCTCAACGCCCTGGAGGAGTGCGTCGACGTCGAGCTGCGCCTCGGGCGGGCCACCGAGCTGATCGGGGAGCTGGCCGAGAGCGTCGACCGGCATCCGCTTCGGGAGCGTCTACGCGGTCAACTGATGCTGGCGCTCTCCTCGGTCGGGCGGCAGGCCGACGCACTCGCGGTCTACCGGGAGGGCCGTCGTCTCTACGCCGACGAGCTGGGCATCGAACCGGGCGCCGCGTTGCAGGAGATGCACCAGCGGGTGCTCGCCGGCGACCTGGCTCTGGCCGGCCGGGAGGCCCGACCCGTCGGCCCGATCCGTGCGCTGCCCCGGGCGATCGGTGACTTCGTCGGCCGGCAGGAGACGGTGGCCCGTCTGGTCAAACAGATCGAGGAGGACGGCAGTCGCATCCAACTGGTCGACGGGATGCCCGGCAGCGGCAAGACCGCGCTCGCCGTGCACGTCGCCACCGCACTCGTCGACCGCTATCCCGACGCGCAGCTCTTCATCGACCTGCACGGGCACAGCGAACGCCGACCGTTGACGCCGGCCACCGCCGCGGCGACCCTGCTGCGTCAGCTCGGCGTGCCGCCGGAGCGGTTGCCGGAGAACCCGGACGACCGGTTGGCGTTCTGGCGGACGGAGCTGGCCGGCCTGCGTGCCCTGGTGGTGCTGGACAACGCGGCGACCGCTGACCAGGTGGAGCCCCTGCTGCCCAACGGCTCGCACTGCCTGGTCCTGGTCACCAGCCGTCACCGGTTGGTCGGGCTCGACGAGGGCCGGCCGACGTCGTTGCCGGTCCTCGACCCCGACGAGGCGATCGAGTTGCTCGGTCGGGTGGCCGGTGTGGAGAGGGTCGCCGCGGAACCGGAGGCCGCGGCCGAGGTGGCGCGTCGCTGCGGCCACCTTCCCCTCGCCATCCGGTTGGCCGGTGCTCGGTTGGCGCACCGGCCGCGCTGGCGGGTCGCCGACCTGGTCGAGCGGCTGGTCACCGGGGCGGGCCCGCTGGCCGAGCTGACCGCCGGCGAACGTTCGGTGGGGCAGGCGTTCGCCCTGTCGTACGCGCAGGTCTCACCGTCGGCGCAGCGGATGTTCGCGCTGCTCGGCCTCCATCCGGGTGGCCACCTGGACGTCCAGGTGGCCGCCGCCCTCGCCGACCTGCCGCTGGCCGACGCGCAGGACGTGCTGGACGAGTTGGTCGACGCGCACCTGGTGGAAGAGGCGCCGCCGGGCAGGTTCCGGTTACACGACCTCCTCCGCGACTACGCCCGGCTGCTGCTCGTACCCCCGGAGCGGCAGGCCGAGCGTCGAGCCGCGGTGGATCGGCTGCTGGATCATCACCTGTCCGTCGCGCTGGCGATCGCCCGGTCGATCGAGGCGGCCGGCAGCCGCCCCAACCTTCCGGTGCGTACGCCCGGCCGACCCGACCTGCTGGGCGTGCCGGTGGCCAGGGAGCGCGCGTGGTTCGAGGAGAACCACCCCGGCCTCACCGCCCTGGTCCGCGTGGCCGAGGAGGAGGACTTCCCGGTCGAGTGCTGGCAGTTGGCGCGGGCCTGCTGGCGGCTCAACTTCGACGGCGGGCACCTGGACGAGCTGATCGAGACCCACACGATCGGGCTTCGGGTCGCCCGACGGCTGGGCGACGAGGCGGCGGTCGCCACCATGCTCAACTACCTCTCCTCGGCGTACTTCCGGCTGGCCCGTTTCCCGGAGGCGATCAGGACGATGGAGGTGGCGCTCAGGTTGCGCCGTCAGCTCGGGCTGCGCAGCGACGTACTCACCACGCTGTGGAACCTGGGTATCTCCTACGCGGCGAACGGTGACCTCCGGCAGGCCGAGGCGAAGTTCGACGAGGCACTCGGTCTGGTCCGGGTTCCAGCCGACGCTCACGCGCTGACCAACCTGTTGAACAACCTGTCCTACGCGTTGATCGGTGCAGGCCGGTACGACGACGCGCTGCGCCTGACTCGGTTGCACCTGCAGTTGGCCCGGCAGACGAAGGACTTCCGGCAGATCAACAATGCGATGGGGCACCTCGCGATGGTGCGGCACCGGATGGGGGATCTCGGTCCTGCTCGCCGTCTGCTGCGGACCGCGCTGTACCTCAAACGACGCGATGGTAATCGCTTCGGCGAGGGGGAGGTGATCAACGAGATCGCTGTGCTGGAGCGCAACGCCGGACGGCCGGATCATGCCGCCGCACTGCACCGGGAGGCGTTGGTGGCGATGGTCGATGCCGGCGATCGGGTCGGCCAGTGCGCCTCCCGTAACCTCCTGGCCCGGGCGATCCTGGAGCAGGGAGACGTGACGAGCGCCCTCGACCTGCATCGTCGGGTGCTGGTCGACGCTTCCGGCCTTGGTGCACGCTACGAGCAGGGCCGGGCACTGGAGGGCATCGCCCGCTGCCTGCGGACGACCGACCCGGCGGCAGCTCGCGCCCACCTGACCCGGGCGCTGTCCCTGTACCGCCAGATCGACGTGCCGGATCGACACGAGGCGGAACGGCTGCTGGCCGAGTTGGGCTGACGGATCATCTGCGAGTCGGCCATCGGCGCGGCAGGATGGTATGCGTGACGACTCCAGAGGCGACCGGTTACCGCATCGAACGTGACTCGATGGGCGAGGTGGAGGTGCCCGCCGAGGCGCTGTGGCGGGCGCAGACCCAGCGTGCGGTGCAGAACTTCCCGATCTCCGGCCGAGGCATCGAGCCGGCCCAGATCAAGGCCCTCGCGCAGATCAAGGGTGCGGCGGCCGAGGTCAACGGCGAGCTCGGCGTGATCGACGCGAACGTGGCCGCCGCGATCACCGCCGCCGCCGCGCACGTCGCCGACGGTGGTTACGACGACCAGTTCCCGGTCGACGTCTTCCAGACCGGCTCGGGAACGTCGTCGAACATGAACACCAACGAGGTGATCGCCACCCTGGCCAGCCGGGAGTTGGGCTCGCCGGTGCACCCGAACGACCACGTCAACGCCTCGCAGTCCAGCAACGACGTCTTCCCGTCCTCGATCCACCTGGCCGCCACCCAGTTCATCGTGGAGGACCTGCTGCCGTCGCTGAACCACCTCGCCGCCACGTTGGACGCAAAGGCGGCGGAGTTCGAGACGGTGGTCAAGGCCGGTCGCACGCACCTGATGGACGCCACGCCGGTCACCCTGGGCCAGGAGTTCGGCGGGTACGCCGCCCAGGTCCGCTACGGCGTCGAACGCCTGGAGGGCTCGCTGCCCCGACTGGCCGAGCTGCCGCTGGGCGGCACCGCCGTCGGCACCGGAATCAACACCCCGCTCGGCTTCGCCGCCGCGGTGATCGAGAAGCTGCGTGAGTCGACCGGGTTGCCGTTGTCCGAGGCACGCAACCACTTCGAGGCGCAGGGCGCGCGCGACGCGCTGGTGGAGACCTCAGGCCAACTGCGGACCCTGGCCGTCGGCCTCTACAAGATCGCGAACGACATCCGGTGGATGGGTTCCGGCCCCCGGGCCGGTCTCCGCGAGCTGCGTATCCCCGACCTCCAGCCCGGCTCGTCGATCATGCCCGGCAAGGTCAACCCGGTCGTCGCGGAGGCGATGCGGCAGGTCTGCGCCCAGGTGGTCGGCAACGACGCGACAGTCGGCTTCGCCGGCTCGCAGGGCGACTTCGAGCTGAACGTGATGCTCCCGGTGATGGGCCGCAACCTGCTGGAGTCGATCCGCTTGCTGTCCGCGGTGAGCCGACTGTTCGCCGATCGGCTGGTGGTCGGCCTGGTCGCGGACGCCGAGGTCTGTCTGGCGTACGCCGAGGGCTCACCGTCGATCGTCACCCCGCTCAACCGCTACCTGGGGTACGACGAGGCGGCCTCGATCGCCAAGGAGGCGCTGGCCAAGCAGACCTCGATCCGCGAGGTGGTGCTCTCCCGGGGGCACGTCGACTCGGGCAAGCTCACCGAGACCCAGTTGGACGAGACGCTGGACCTGCTTCGGATGACCCACCCCTGACCTGCTCGAGGCGGTCGCCGCATGGTTTCGTCCAGCCCAGGAAGCGGGTGAAGAGCGCCGCGGGGTCCGGGCCGTCGTGCGGGTTGAGCCGGTACAGGTCGGCAGCCGCATCGTGCAGGACCGCGCACAGGTAGACGCTCAACGCGATCCGGTCGTCGGCGTACTCCTGACAGAGGGTGAGCCGGGCCACCGGGCACGGCCAGGGCGCGGCGCAGACCCGGCAGAGCCAGAGCGGGCGCAGCGGCAGGTGGGGTCGGCGTGGCGTCGTCGCTCGGTCGTCCAGGGCGGTCCAGGACATGGTGTTGCCGTCCTTTCGAGCTGACTCGTTTGTGGCATCACCCCGGGCTGGGCTGCGTTGGGTTGGGCTGCGCCAGCGCGATCTTGTTCGGCCGGTCGGCCGCTCGGTCGGTCGGCCGCTCGGCCGCTCGGTCGGTCGGCCGCTCGGTCGCTCGGTCGCTCGGTCGCTCGGCCGCTCTGCCGCTCTGCCGGTCGGCCGGTCGGCCGCTCGGCCGCTCGGTCGCTTGGGTGGTCGGGGATGTCCTGTGCGGACGCTTTGGAGCTGAATCGTTTGCGGCATCAATCTCGCGTCCGGGCGGGGCGGGTTCTGGGCGGGGCGGGTTCTGAGTGGGGGGTTCTGGGCGGGGCGGGTTCTGAGTGGGGGGGGGGTCTGGGCAGGGTCGGCTTTGGATGGGTCGTCTGGGGTGGGACCGCCCGGCACGGGGGAGCGGGCGGTCCCGTGCGGACCGCCGGGATCCCGGGGGACGGGGAGCGGTGCCGCACTTCACAGTCTGGTGATCGGACGACTACGGTCGGAAGGGTTTGGTTGCGTCGTCACAGCCGCCCTGTGTTCGGTGGTGACACCGTTGGCGACCGGCTGGAATCAATCGTCGGCGGGGTGGAGGGCGGCTGGCATGGCCGATGGGCAGATGACGGCGGCGGCGTTCCTGATCGCGGAGCTGCGTCGGGCGCGGGTCCGGCGGGGTTGGAGTCAGGACGAGTTGGCGAAGGCGGTCAACTACTCGGCGTCGAAGGTCAGCGCCGTCGAGTTGGGCCAGCAGCCGCCCACCGTGAAGTACCTGGAACTGGTCGACCGAGCCCTGGACACCGGCGGCCTCTTCGGCCGCATGTCGACTGAACTGGTAAGCCTGGACAAAGCTCAGGTCTGGCTACGCGGCTGGCGAGCGATCCTCGCGGAGGCGCGTGCCCTCCGGTGGTTCGACCCGCTGCACGTTCCCGGGCTGTTGCAAACCGAGGCATACGCTCGCGCGGTCTTCGAGTCGGACCGGCTGCTCGACGCCGAAGAGGTGGAGCGCCGGTTGACTGACCGGATGGAGAGTCAGCGGGTTCTCCACGGGGACCGCCCGCCGCACCTGGTCGCTGTGCTCGATGAGTCGGTGTTGCGGCGGTGCGTCGGGGGTCGGAAGGTGATGTGTGAGCAGGCTCTGCACCTGGCACGCTTGGCGACCGAGCACCCACGAGTTCAACTGCACGTCGTGCCGCGCTCTGCCGAGGAGTACCCGGGCCTGAACGGACCCTTCATCCTCGCTACGGTGGCCGATCACAGCGACCTCGCCTACCTTGGTGGCCAGATCGGCGGCCAGGAACTCGACCAGCCTGCGGATCTGTTGCGTCTACAGTG
This window harbors:
- a CDS encoding class II fumarate hydratase, translating into MVCVTTPEATGYRIERDSMGEVEVPAEALWRAQTQRAVQNFPISGRGIEPAQIKALAQIKGAAAEVNGELGVIDANVAAAITAAAAHVADGGYDDQFPVDVFQTGSGTSSNMNTNEVIATLASRELGSPVHPNDHVNASQSSNDVFPSSIHLAATQFIVEDLLPSLNHLAATLDAKAAEFETVVKAGRTHLMDATPVTLGQEFGGYAAQVRYGVERLEGSLPRLAELPLGGTAVGTGINTPLGFAAAVIEKLRESTGLPLSEARNHFEAQGARDALVETSGQLRTLAVGLYKIANDIRWMGSGPRAGLRELRIPDLQPGSSIMPGKVNPVVAEAMRQVCAQVVGNDATVGFAGSQGDFELNVMLPVMGRNLLESIRLLSAVSRLFADRLVVGLVADAEVCLAYAEGSPSIVTPLNRYLGYDEAASIAKEALAKQTSIREVVLSRGHVDSGKLTETQLDETLDLLRMTHP
- a CDS encoding helix-turn-helix transcriptional regulator, with the protein product MADGQMTAAAFLIAELRRARVRRGWSQDELAKAVNYSASKVSAVELGQQPPTVKYLELVDRALDTGGLFGRMSTELVSLDKAQVWLRGWRAILAEARALRWFDPLHVPGLLQTEAYARAVFESDRLLDAEEVERRLTDRMESQRVLHGDRPPHLVAVLDESVLRRCVGGRKVMCEQALHLARLATEHPRVQLHVVPRSAEEYPGLNGPFILATVADHSDLAYLGGQIGGQELDQPADLLRLQWTWEATLGQALPPQESIELLREVAETWS